In Streptomyces sp. NBC_00091, the following proteins share a genomic window:
- a CDS encoding heme ABC transporter ATP-binding protein yields the protein MRARLGGLLARNRRAVPERPAPGAAVAEATALHVRLGEREVLAGIELAARAGEVLVLVGPNGAGKSTLLAALAADLPAASGSVRIDGRPVGDWSAPELALRRSVLPQAAVLSFPFPVAEVVRMGRAPWAGTPLADADEESVAEAMAATEVTRFADRPFSALSGGERARVALARVLAQRAPLLLLDEPTAALDLRHQELVLRICRERAAAGDAVVVVLHDLGLAAAYAHRAAVLHDGRIAAAGPPAEVFEDGLLSRVYRQPVEVLAHPRTGAPLVVPVRDANTAEGAAGQAAEGLPADGNRCAVRNANGDLTPA from the coding sequence ATGAGGGCCAGGCTCGGCGGGCTCCTCGCCCGCAACCGGCGCGCCGTCCCCGAGCGCCCCGCCCCCGGGGCCGCCGTCGCGGAGGCCACCGCCCTGCACGTGCGGCTCGGGGAGCGCGAGGTGCTCGCCGGGATCGAACTGGCCGCCCGCGCGGGCGAGGTGCTCGTCCTGGTCGGCCCGAACGGAGCCGGGAAGTCCACCCTGCTCGCCGCCCTCGCCGCGGACCTGCCGGCCGCCTCGGGCAGCGTACGGATCGACGGGCGCCCGGTGGGCGACTGGTCGGCCCCCGAGCTGGCGCTGCGCCGCTCGGTGCTCCCCCAGGCGGCCGTACTGTCCTTCCCCTTCCCCGTCGCGGAGGTGGTGCGGATGGGCCGCGCCCCCTGGGCGGGAACCCCGCTCGCCGACGCCGACGAGGAGTCGGTGGCCGAGGCGATGGCCGCCACGGAGGTCACCCGTTTCGCCGATCGGCCCTTCTCGGCCCTCTCCGGCGGCGAGCGGGCCCGGGTCGCGCTGGCCCGCGTACTGGCCCAGCGGGCCCCGCTGCTCCTGCTCGACGAGCCCACGGCGGCCCTGGACCTGCGCCACCAGGAGCTGGTGCTGCGGATCTGCCGGGAGCGGGCGGCGGCCGGGGACGCGGTGGTGGTGGTCCTGCACGACCTGGGGCTGGCGGCGGCGTACGCGCACCGGGCCGCGGTGCTGCACGACGGGCGGATCGCGGCGGCCGGGCCCCCGGCGGAGGTGTTCGAGGACGGGCTCCTCAGCCGGGTCTACCGGCAGCCGGTGGAGGTGCTGGCGCACCCGCGTACGGGCGCCCCGCTGGTGGTCCCCGTTAGGGACGCGAACACCGCGGAGGGGGCCGCGGGCCAGGCCGCAGAAGGGTTACCGGCGGACGGAAACCGCTGCGCCGTACGGAATGCGAACGGGGACTTGACTCCCGCTTGA